The Agrococcus sp. SGAir0287 DNA window CCATCTCCGGCGACCTCTCCCCCATCTTCGACGCGCTGGCCGCGCTGACCACGGGCGGCAAGCGCATGCGCGCCGGATTCCTGCACTGGGGATGGCATGCCGTGGCCGCCGCGAGGCCCCACGCGACGCACACGACGGGCAGCCCCTCGGACCCCGAGTGGGACGCGATCGTCTCGATGGCAGCGGCCGTCGAGGTCTTCCACGCCGCGGCGCTCGTGCACGACGACGTCATGGACTCCTCCGACACGCGCCGCGGCGCCCCGAGCGTGCACCGCAGGCTCGAGGCCGCGCATCGCGCCGCCGAGTGGAGCGGCCGCGCCGAGACGTTCGGCGTGAACGGCGCGATCCTCGTCGGCGACCTGCTGCTGGGATGGGCGGACGACCTCGCCCGCGCCGGCGCCGGCGCGCTGCCCGCCGAGCGGCAGGCCGCTGCGATGCAGGTCTTCTCGACCATGCGCGAGGAGGTCGGCTACGGCCAGTTCCTCGACGTGCTCGAGGAGTCCGCGTGGGTGCGCCAGGAGCCCCACACGCTGCTCGAGAGGGCCCACGCCGTCGCGGTCTACAAGTCCGCGAAGTACTCCGTCGAGGCGCCGCTCGTGCTCGGAGCGACGATGGCGGGCGGCAGCGCGCAGCAGGTCGAGGCGCTGTGCGGCTACGGCGTGCCCGTGGGCACCGCCTTCCAGATGCGCGACGACATCCTCGGCGTCTTCGGCGATCCCGCCGTCACGGGCAAGCCCGCGGGCGACGACCTGCGCGAGGGCAAGCGCACCGTGCTCGTCGAGCTCGCGCGCCGCGAGCTCGCGCCCGGTCCGCGTACGACGCTCGACGAGCTGCTCGGCGACCCGGACCTCGAGCCCGAGCAGATCCGGATGCTGCAGCGCACGATCGCGGAGGCCGGCGCGCTCGAGCGGCTCGAGGCGATGATCGAGCGCGCCGTCGGCGGCGCGCTCGAGGCCCTGCGCGACGCGGAGCTCTCGCGCGGCGCCGTGCTCGAGCTCGAGCGCCTGGCGGCCGCGGCAGCGAACCGCGACCGCTGAGCGTCGGGTCCTCGCGGGGTCCTACGCGGCCGGGTCTAGCCGAGCGCCTGCGCGACGCGGCGCACCTCGGCCTTGCGACCGGCGCGCAGCGCCTCGATGGGGCTCGTGCCGAGCGACGGCTCGTCGTCGAGCAGCCACGCCACGGCCTCGTCGTCGTCGAAGCCGAGGTCGCCGAGCAGCATGACGGTGCCGCGCAGCTCGCTCATCGGCGCGTCGTCGTCG harbors:
- a CDS encoding polyprenyl synthetase family protein, with the translated sequence MDVSPGSRFSTAVDVRIRDFLAERRAAAAAISGDLSPIFDALAALTTGGKRMRAGFLHWGWHAVAAARPHATHTTGSPSDPEWDAIVSMAAAVEVFHAAALVHDDVMDSSDTRRGAPSVHRRLEAAHRAAEWSGRAETFGVNGAILVGDLLLGWADDLARAGAGALPAERQAAAMQVFSTMREEVGYGQFLDVLEESAWVRQEPHTLLERAHAVAVYKSAKYSVEAPLVLGATMAGGSAQQVEALCGYGVPVGTAFQMRDDILGVFGDPAVTGKPAGDDLREGKRTVLVELARRELAPGPRTTLDELLGDPDLEPEQIRMLQRTIAEAGALERLEAMIERAVGGALEALRDAELSRGAVLELERLAAAAANRDR
- a CDS encoding Rv2175c family DNA-binding protein, which encodes MGLTPSRIRRLVEERALPATRREGVLVVPEVFLDDDDAPMSELRGTVMLLGDLGFDDDEAVAWLLDDEPSLGTSPIEALRAGRKAEVRRVAQALG